In Garra rufa chromosome 15, GarRuf1.0, whole genome shotgun sequence, a single genomic region encodes these proteins:
- the LOC141286567 gene encoding cytochrome P450 1A1-like: protein MHLAGLHMLSSISVSESLLAIITICVVYLLMHFMRTKIPEGLQKLPGPKAFPIIGNILEIGNNPHLSLTAMSRRYGPVFQIQIGMRPVVVLSGNDMIRQALLKQGEEFAGRPDLYSTRLISDGKSLAFSTDQVGVWRARRKLALSALRSFAVVQGKNSEYSCALEEHISKEGLYLIERLHNVMKADGCFDPFRHIVVSVANVVCGICFGRRYSHDDDELLSLVNMSDEFVKIVGSGNPLDFIPFLRILPNKLMKKFLDLNVRFNNFLKKIVTDHYDTFDKDNIRDITDSLINHCEDRKLDKNSNVQVSDEKVVGIVNDLFGAGFDTISTGLSWAVVYLVNYPDIQERLQRELNEKIGTDRAPRLSDRTNLPLLEAFILELFRHSSFLPFTIPHCTSKDTSLNGYFIPKDTCVFVNQWQVNHDPELWKDPSCFNPDRFLSADGTDLNKIEGEKVLIFGLGKRRCLGESIGRAEVFLFLAILLQRLKFSGMPGEKLDMTPEYGLTMKHKRCLLRITPQSGFELPSTTA from the exons ATGCATCTTGCGGGTCTTCACATGTTGAGCTCAATCTCTGTGTCAGAGAGCCTTTTGGCCATCATCACAATATGTGTGGTGTATCTTCTCATGCACTTCATGCGTACTAAGATCCCAGAAGGTCTCCAAAAGCTGCCAGGTCCAAAGGCTTTTCCTATCATCGGAAATATCCTGGAAATAGGAAACAACCCACATTTGAGCCTGACTGCCATGAGTAGGCGCTACGGCCCTGTCTTCCAGATCCAAATCGGCATGCGTCCCGTAGTGGTGCTCAGTGGAAATGACATGATCCGTCAGGCCCTCCTTAAACAGGGTGAAGAGTTCGCCGGACGTCCGGATCTGTACAGCACAAGGCTCATCAGTGACGGCAAAAGCCTGGCCTTCAGCACAGATCAGGTGGGAGTCTGGCGTGCCCGTCGCAAACTGGCCCTAAGCGCCCTGCGATCCTTTGCAGTGGTGCAAGGCAAAAACTCAGAGTATTCATGTGCTCTCGAGGAGCACATCAGCAAGGAAGGCCTCTATCTAATTGAAAGGCTCCACAACGTTATGAAGGCAGACGGGTGCTTTGATCCTTTTCGTCATATTGTAGTGTCTGTGGCAAACGTGGTCTGTGGAATATGCTTCGGCAGGCGCTACAGCCACGACGATGACGAGCTGCTGAGTTTGGTCAACATGAGCGACGAGTTCGTGAAGATCGTGGGTAGTGGCAACCCTTTGGATTTCATCCCTTTCCTGCGCATCCTGCCCAACAAATTGATGAAGAAGTTCTTGGACCTCAATGTTCGATTCAACAATTTTTTGAAGAAGATCGTCACGGATCATTACGACACCTTCGACAAG GACAACATCCGTGACATCACCGATTCCCTCATCAACCATTGTGAAGACCGGAAACTGGACAAGAACTCAAATGTCCAAGTGTCCGATGAGAAGGTTGTCGGAATTGTCAATGATCTCTTTGGAGCTG GTTTTGACACTATCAGTACTGGTCTGTCTTGGGCTGTTGTCTATCTAGTTAACTACCCTGACATCCAGGAACGACTGCAAAGAGAGCTGA ATGAAAAGATCGGAACGGACCGTGCACCACGTTTGTCAGACAGAACGAATTTGCCGCTTTTAGAGGCCTTCATCCTGGAGCTCTTCCGTCATTCATCGTTTCTTCCATTCACCATTCCTCACTG TACATCTAAAGACACGTCGCTCAATGGATATTTCATTCCCAAAGACACCTGTGTGTTTGTAAACCAGTGGCAAGTCAACCATGACCC AGAACTATGGAAGGATCCATCATGCTTCAACCCTGACCGTTTCCTCAGCGCGGATGGTACAGACCTCAACAAAATAGAAGGAGAAAAGGTGCTGATTTTTGGCCTGGGGAAACGACGCTGCCTTGGAGAGTCCATCGGACGTGCCGAGGTCTTCCTGTTCCTGGCCATCCTTCTTCAGAGATTAAAGTTCAGTGGGATGCCAGGAGAAAAGCTGGATATGACACCAGAGTATGGGCTTACCATGAAACACAAGCGGTGTCTGCTGCGCATTACGCCACAAAGCGGCTTTGAACTCCCCAGCACCACGGCATGA
- the ddx20 gene encoding probable ATP-dependent RNA helicase DDX20, with product MAASAKAAHELQTRTRTDDVLINGGVEFSSLLLSKPVLEGLSTSGFQRPSPIQLKAIPLGRCGLDLIVQAKSGTGKTCVFTTIALDSLILENTTTQVLVLAPTREIAVQIHAVVMAIGSAMEGLECHVFIGGRPVCQDKLHLKKCHIAIGSPGRIKQLIEMGTLTTSSIRLFVLDEADKLLEDDISSSFQEQINWIFSSLPANKQMLALSATYPESLAQHLSRYMREPTFVRLNPTDPGLLGLKQYYKIVPSHSLLHKIFEEKVQSLLELFSKIPFNQALVFSNLHTRAQHLADILSSKGLPAVCISGGLSQDQRLEAMWKLKQYQCRVLISTDLTSRGIDAEKVNLVINLDVPQDWETYMHRIGRAGRFGTLGVAVTYCCHGEEENKMMAIAQKCSLNLTHLPDPIPPGIMEEACDWDVIIEPPSKPKQKMPDVPKPEKKKKLAKSEKPTLKPSREPQISTVIPERATVDQSYSGAETKVKNHSPKPSRQKPLQSATNLQHDSTPARNEQNDTIPKIPPLSSFKLHTRKVMTFSEALADYENFITEGPGRSVEIIRQYGFNRSQDAVNGLHKGHDDDDDDDDGDDVKAYESYVLEDSHSLQALPPPQEVSELSSEQKTLSMSSDGSSSESEMEVGSESSSSVPNRSSHHTPALPDNRVAELNKSSFQTIRNEQRPGKSQSQNPASHHSLPKKHQPASKSSRKAASARQKGRKRETDELEEEVVEQDYWSSYRAWVEYYNSYYHHSPYNWMTAYYMNSVYIKEMMKR from the exons ATGGCGGCCTCCGCGAAAGCAGCGCATGAGCTGCAAACCAGAACCCGGACAGATGATGTTCTGATTAACGGGGGTGTCGAGTTCAGCTCTTTGCTCCTGTCAAAACCTGTGCTTGAGGGTTTATCTACCTCTGGCTTTCAGAGACCGTCGCCCATCCAGCTGAAGGCAATCCCACTGGGAAGATGTGGACTCG ATCTTATTGTTCAAGCCAAGTCTGGCACAGGAAAGACCTGTGTGTTCACCACCATCGCTTTGGATTCTCTTATATTGGAAAACACGACCACCCAG GTGCTGGTTTTGGCCCCCACTCGGGAAATTGCAGTTCAGATTCATGCTGTTGTCATGGCTATAGGCAGCGCTATGGAGGGTTTGGAGTGTCATGTGTTCATTGGTGGTCGACCTGTATGTCAAGACAAACTCCACCTGAAGAAATGCCACATTGCCATTGGTTCACCAG GTCGTATTAAGCAGCTAATTGAGATGGGAACCCTGACTACATCCTCCATACGCTTGTTTGTTTTGGATGAGGCTGATAAACTGCTGGAGGATGACATCAGCAGCAGTTTTCAGGAGCAGATCAA CTGGATCTTCTCTTCTTTACCTGCGAACAAACAAATGTTGGCTCTTTCCGCCACCTACCCAGAATCTTTAGCCCAACATCTGTCAAGATACATGAGAGAGCCGACATTTGTGCGACTGAACCCAACAGACCCTGGACTACTTG GATTGAAGCAGTACTATAAAATTGTGCCGTCTCATTCATTACTTCATAAAATCTTTGAAGAGAAGGTTCAGAGTCTCCTTGAACTCTTCAGCAAAATTCCATTTAACCAAGCGCTGGTATTCTCAAACCTCCATACAAG AGCTCAGCACCTGGCTGATATCCTCTCCTCTAAAGGTTTGCCTGCGGTCTGCATCTCAG GTGGTTTAAGTCAGGATCAGAGGTTAGAGGCGATGTGGAAGCTGAAACAATATCAGTGTCGAGTTTTAATATCCACTGATCTG ACCTCACGTGGTATTGATGCTGAGAAGGTGAACCTGGTGATTAATCTGGATGTTCCTCAGGACTGGGAGACCTACATGCACCGTATTGGTCGTGCTGGACGATTTG GCACTCTGGGGGTTGCTGTGACCTACTGTTGCCATGGAGaggaagaaaacaagatgatGGCCATTGCTCAGAAATGCTCTCTTAATCTCACTCATTTACCAG ATCCAATCCCTCCAGGGATCATGGAAGAGGCTTGTGACTGGGATGTGATCATTGAACCTCCTTCAAAACCCAAGCAGAAAATGCCTGACGTTCCCAAACcagagaagaagaagaaactaGCTAAATCGGAAAAGCCCACATTGAAACCTTCCAGAGAGCCTCAGATCTCGACAGTCATCCCAGAAAGGGCAACAGTTGATCAATCCTACAGTGGAGCTGAAACAAAGGTTAAAAATCACTCACCCAAACCTAGTAGGCAAAAACCATTACAGTCTGCTACAAACCTCCAGCATGACTCGACTCCTGCTCGGAATGAACAGAATGACACCATTCCCAAAATTCCCCCACTTTCGTCTTTTAAGTTGCATACACGAAAAGTTATGACTTTTAGTGAGGCTTTAGCGGATTATGAGAATTTCATAACAGAAGGTCCTGGAAGATCTGTCGAAATCATTCGCCAGTATGGATTCAACAGGAGTCAAGATGCAGTTAATGGACTGCATAAGGgccatgatgatgatgatgatgatgatgatggtgatgatgtTAAGGCTTATGAATCATATGTTCTAGAAGATTCACACTCCCTTCAAGCTCTTCCTCCTCCACAAGAGGTTTCAGAGTTGTCCTCTGAGCAGAAGACTCTTTCCATGTCATCTGATGGCTCTTCTTCAGAGTCTGAGATGGAGGTGGGGAGCGAATCAAGCTCTTCTGTCCCCAATCGGTCCTCACATCACACACCTGCTCTTCCAGACAACAGAGTTGCAGAGCTAAATAAATCCTCCTTTCAGACCATCAGAAACGAGCAAAGGCCTGGTAAATCTCAATCCCAGAATCCTGCAAGCCACCACAGCCTTCCCAAGAAACACCAGCCTGCCTCTAAATCCAGCAGAAAGGCTGCCTCGGCAAGACAGAAGGGTAGAAAGAGAGAAACTGATGAACTGGAAGAGGAAGTGGTCGAGCAGGATTATTGGAGTTCATACAGAGCCTGGGTGGAATATTACAATTCATATTATCACCATTCACCCTATAACTGGATGACTGCGTATTATATGAATTCTGTCTACATAAAAGAAATGATGAAACGCTAA
- the rap1aa gene encoding RAP1A, member of RAS oncogene family a, producing the protein MREYKLVVLGSGGVGKSALTVQFVQGIFVEKYDPTIEDSYRKQVEVDGQQCMLEILDTAGTEQFTAMRDLYMKNGQGFALVYSITAQSTFNDLQDLREQILRVKDTEDVPMILVGNKCDLEDERVVGKEQGQNLARQWCNCAFLESSAKSKINVNEIFYDLVRQINRKTPVEKKRAKKKSNCILL; encoded by the exons ATGCGTGAATATAAGCTTGTGGTCCTGGGCTCTGGAGGCGTGGGGAAGTCTGCACTG acAGTTCAGTTTGTACAGGGAATATTTGTTGAAAAATATGATCCCACAATAGAAGACTCGTATAGAAAG CAAGTTGAGGTTGATGGGCAGCAATGTATGCTAGAGATCCTGGATACTGCAGGCACA GAGCAGTTCACAGCGATGAGGGACCTGTACATGAAAAATGGCCAGGGTTTCGCTCTGGTTTACTCTATCACAGCACAGTCCACCTTTAATGACCTGCAGGACCTACGGGAGCAGATTCTAAGAGTGAAGGACACAGAGGAT GTGCCAATGATCTTGGTTGGAAATAAGTGTGATCTAGAGGATGAGAGGGTGGTTGGAAAGGAGCAGGGTCAGAATCTTGCTCGTCAGTGGTGTAATTGTGCCTTTCTAGAATCTTCTGCCAAATCAAAGATCAATGTCAATGAG ATCTTTTATGACCTGGTAAGACAGATAAACAGAAAGACGCCAGTGGAGAAGAAGAGAGCGAAAAAGAAGTCAAACTGCATCCTGCTGTAA
- the inka2 gene encoding PAK4-inhibitor INKA2 — MGEEKTDLVDIDSNLRRLKHELDSLWQSDEGLQAQMNSVIGALQELKLLQVQTTLEKLELSSKTSQASSDSRTMLDQINYSSRTTHTNRTWNPEEIVSEEYFKTEPSLFLTSSPAENRHIPRAREPRRAYRGSLSTSSSFSSQEDTTDNNFSSYDIDDSTDWTASLMNHSRNRQPLVLGDNVFADLVGNWLDLPDVGVQTAGQEQNDSLKDTFSESSSSSHSQDLSRKLSLTASIFKRVLRRVRPRHHQESEGMDVCKQPKITCRKPKSDVSKPFWGRRRGMKKKTTPVQQEGVAYQGTEGLIDRGWVETVEKHPSVFDYSSAVWV, encoded by the exons ATGGGCGAAGAGAAAACGGATCTCGTTGACATCGACAGCAACCTTCGGCGTCTAAAACATGAACTG GATTCTTTGTGGCAGTCAGATGAGGGTCTCCAAGCTCAGATGAATTCTGTGATCGGTGCTCTCCAGGAGCTCAAACTCTTGCAGGTCCAGACTACACTGGAGAAGCTGGAGCTCTCTAGTAAAACCAGCCAGGCCTCTTCTGACAGCCGCACAATGCTTGATCAGATAAACTACAGTTCAAGAACAACCCACACGAACCGAACATGGAATCCAGAAGAAATTGTTTCAGAAGAATATTTCAAGACTGAACCATCTTTGTTCCTCACTAGTTCTCCAGCAGAGAACCGCCATATTCCCAGGGCGCGTGAACCTAGGAGAGCTTACAGAGGAAGTCTGAGTACTTCTTCATCTTTTTCCTCTCAGGAAGACACAACCGACAACAATTTCTCCTCATACGACATTGATGACTCCACCGATTGGACAGCCTCATTGATGAACCACAGCAGAAACAGACAGCCGTTGGTATTGGGCGACAATGTGTTTGCTGATTTGGTCGGGAACTGGCTGGACCTGCCTGATGTTGGAGTCCAGACAGCGGGTCAGGAGCAGAATGACTCTCTTAAAGACACATTTTCAGAGTCATCATCTAGCAGTCACTCTCAAGACCTGTCCAGGAAGCTCTCACTAACAGCTAGCATCTTTAAACGGGTCCTACGTCGTGTTCGACCACGGCACCACCAAGAAAGCGAAGGGATGGATGTGTGTAAACAACCAAAGATCACATGTAGAAAGCCAAAATCAGATGTCAGCAAGCCATTCTGGGGGAGAAGAAGAGGAATGAAGAAGAAAACAACACCCGTCCAACAAGAGGGCGTGGCCTATCAGGGCACAGAGGGTTTGATAGACAGAGGATGGGTGGAGACTGTAGAAAAGCATCCATCTGTGTTTGATTACAGCTCAGCTGTTTGGGTCTGA